A region of Alteromonadaceae bacterium 2753L.S.0a.02 DNA encodes the following proteins:
- a CDS encoding signal transduction histidine kinase, which produces MDQSAQIEQLQNQLEFSQQTAFSAMTTSSDLGVAMQFMKDSFAVESYDELAYRLIDTLTGFGLHCCVALDTHAGKTFICDSRDKVEMTRSESLIREHALDGRIVEFKNHIQVNYQKSSLLARYENIDENRLGQLRDILALLMDGVEARVASLILSEQAREARQSKDEFFALMSHELRTPLNPIIGFTGRMEKYIGRGIDEKFGPHIRNMKNCAESLLRLLNHIIDLASVESGSINLHKQNFDVKEAIDRACIKVEAIASNKETDVVKDCNGGITFYADIARFIDILISVLSYSINASRQHTVTIRALNTTHNIEGETCEYLKVIVEDDGETYSESYRTKLFSNITERNLGSIYESNDLGIGLFLTKKLIEMHDGWISLMPVESGGNRFEIYFPAYCLTKM; this is translated from the coding sequence ATGGATCAATCTGCACAAATTGAACAGCTCCAGAATCAGTTGGAATTCAGCCAACAAACAGCGTTTTCAGCAATGACCACCAGTAGTGATCTAGGTGTGGCCATGCAGTTTATGAAAGACAGTTTCGCAGTAGAGAGCTACGACGAACTTGCTTATCGGCTCATTGATACTCTCACAGGCTTTGGTTTACATTGCTGCGTTGCGCTCGATACTCATGCGGGTAAAACTTTTATCTGTGATTCCCGCGATAAAGTTGAGATGACACGAAGTGAAAGTCTTATTCGCGAGCATGCCTTGGATGGCCGTATTGTTGAATTTAAAAATCACATACAAGTCAACTATCAAAAGTCTTCATTACTCGCACGCTATGAAAATATTGACGAGAATCGACTGGGGCAACTGCGCGATATATTAGCGCTGCTGATGGACGGCGTAGAAGCCCGAGTCGCAAGCCTTATTCTTTCTGAACAAGCCCGCGAAGCACGTCAATCGAAGGATGAATTTTTTGCGCTGATGTCTCACGAACTTCGCACGCCATTGAACCCAATTATTGGCTTCACAGGGCGCATGGAGAAATACATTGGGCGCGGTATTGATGAGAAATTTGGGCCACACATTCGCAACATGAAAAACTGCGCAGAGAGCTTGTTGCGGTTGCTCAACCATATTATCGATCTGGCAAGCGTCGAATCGGGAAGTATCAATTTGCACAAGCAAAATTTCGATGTCAAAGAAGCCATAGATCGAGCCTGTATTAAAGTTGAAGCGATCGCCTCCAATAAGGAAACGGATGTTGTCAAAGATTGCAACGGGGGAATCACTTTTTATGCAGATATCGCGCGATTTATTGATATTTTAATTAGTGTGCTCAGCTACAGCATTAACGCTTCGCGTCAGCATACCGTAACCATTCGCGCGCTTAATACCACCCACAATATTGAAGGCGAAACCTGCGAATATTTAAAAGTGATCGTGGAAGACGATGGCGAAACCTACTCCGAATCTTACCGCACCAAACTATTTAGCAATATCACCGAGCGCAACCTGGGTTCCATTTATGAATCCAACGACCTCGGTATCGGCTTGTTCCTCACTAAAAAACTCATTGAAATGCACGATGGCTGGATTTCGTTGATGCCAGTTGAAAGCGGGGGCAATCGTTTCGAAATATATTTCCCGGCCTATTGCCTCACTAAAATGTAA
- a CDS encoding outer membrane lipoprotein-sorting protein, producing the protein MKFIQNGIGFIVLVAMIHSAWAETAAEIMKKVDDRYTGDTSSSDGTLVLIDKRDRQRVRELKMYSIENDEVDKSILFFRSPSDVKNTAYMSFDWKDDAKEDDSWLFLPALQKINRVASSDESGAFMGSDFSYADINGLDYPDFSYSMENPSDPVDGKDCWVIKSTPINASVIDDTGYTESVSWVRKDIYMIVKAVIQVEKGKRTKYFSATDINEIDGIWTAQTLQMVTTRRDKREHSSVFKINNIEYNKGVDESLFDTQAMQRGI; encoded by the coding sequence ATGAAATTTATTCAGAACGGTATTGGTTTTATTGTGTTGGTGGCAATGATTCATTCTGCCTGGGCGGAGACTGCGGCCGAAATAATGAAGAAAGTCGACGATCGCTATACCGGCGATACTTCAAGCTCCGATGGTACCCTGGTGCTAATCGACAAACGCGATCGACAGCGTGTGCGAGAGTTAAAAATGTATAGCATTGAAAATGACGAAGTGGATAAGTCCATCCTTTTTTTTCGCTCACCATCTGATGTTAAAAATACAGCCTATATGTCGTTCGACTGGAAAGACGATGCAAAAGAAGATGACTCCTGGTTATTTTTGCCTGCGCTCCAAAAAATTAACCGGGTTGCCTCTTCGGACGAATCTGGTGCCTTTATGGGAAGCGACTTTAGCTACGCAGATATCAATGGGCTCGACTATCCAGATTTCAGCTACTCCATGGAAAACCCCAGTGATCCCGTCGATGGAAAAGATTGTTGGGTTATCAAGTCGACACCGATAAATGCGAGTGTCATCGACGATACCGGGTACACAGAATCGGTTTCCTGGGTGAGGAAGGATATCTATATGATTGTAAAAGCCGTGATTCAAGTGGAGAAGGGTAAGCGTACAAAATATTTTTCCGCGACAGATATTAATGAAATAGACGGAATCTGGACCGCGCAGACTTTGCAAATGGTGACTACTCGCCGTGATAAGCGCGAACACAGCAGTGTATTTAAAATTAACAATATCGAGTACAACAAAGGTGTCGACGAAAGCTTGTTTGATACGCAAGCGATGCAACGGGGGATCTGA
- a CDS encoding hypothetical protein (manually curated) has translation MGSRGGSLGMGLAGINDWSTELPFVDLMKQSRSWKDWDNSVEGFTVDEHGWVTELKTNQTAGTVFYTPPSTQAMPFTRVIVMYEGQGEIQYSWSASKVAAQSAPGRDVVNVGSGSNLLKIVSVDSSDYLRNIRIIPERYLDAYEAGEIFNPDFVASLTEFNTVRFMDWMKTNNDPESVWAERSLPEDRTWTAGGVPLEVMIQLANTLDANPWFNIPHLADETYITNFATMVKQQLADHLTVYVEHSNEVWNWGYEQAQYANTTGRARWGEVGNAFMQWHGMRTAQICDGFKLGPFTDETSRVKCVLGVQTGYHGLQNGAVECPLWVAEGNQPCYTHGIDYLGLTTYFSAGLIGPRSASSDPNHEPTLRAWFEESDGGLDKAFAQMSSGTELRTIEGLEDYQGVAVKTQQEMAYWSSYAEEFGLGLVAYEGGQHISANGLLMQDDQDFIDFHIAINRDPRITDIYRQVFQAWKNGGGELHVYFVDFSTPSKWGSWGALEYLMQESSPKWDAILEFNRNEPCWWLGCP, from the coding sequence GTGGGCAGTCGAGGTGGCTCTCTTGGAATGGGATTGGCTGGCATTAATGATTGGTCTACCGAGCTACCCTTCGTCGATCTTATGAAGCAATCACGCTCCTGGAAAGACTGGGACAACAGCGTGGAAGGTTTCACTGTTGACGAGCACGGCTGGGTCACCGAATTGAAAACAAATCAAACTGCGGGCACGGTTTTCTATACACCGCCTTCTACGCAGGCGATGCCCTTCACTCGGGTTATTGTTATGTACGAGGGGCAGGGTGAAATTCAGTACAGCTGGTCAGCCAGTAAAGTGGCAGCGCAATCGGCACCCGGTAGGGATGTTGTAAATGTGGGCTCAGGGTCGAACCTTTTAAAAATCGTGAGCGTTGATAGCAGCGATTATTTGCGCAATATCCGCATCATTCCAGAACGCTACTTAGACGCCTATGAAGCGGGAGAAATTTTTAATCCGGATTTCGTTGCGAGTCTTACCGAGTTCAATACCGTGCGCTTTATGGATTGGATGAAAACCAATAATGACCCCGAATCTGTTTGGGCTGAGCGCTCGCTCCCAGAAGACCGCACCTGGACTGCAGGTGGCGTGCCGCTAGAGGTGATGATTCAACTTGCCAATACTCTGGATGCAAATCCCTGGTTCAATATTCCCCATTTGGCAGACGAGACCTATATTACAAACTTCGCCACAATGGTGAAGCAGCAGCTTGCAGATCACTTAACGGTTTACGTAGAACACAGTAATGAAGTCTGGAATTGGGGGTATGAGCAGGCGCAATACGCCAATACCACCGGGCGGGCACGGTGGGGTGAAGTTGGTAACGCCTTCATGCAATGGCACGGGATGCGCACCGCGCAAATTTGCGATGGCTTCAAACTCGGGCCTTTTACTGATGAAACCAGTCGGGTCAAATGCGTTCTAGGCGTGCAAACTGGCTATCACGGTTTGCAAAACGGTGCAGTGGAGTGCCCACTTTGGGTTGCGGAGGGCAATCAACCCTGTTACACCCATGGCATCGATTACCTGGGTCTTACCACCTATTTCAGCGCGGGCTTGATTGGGCCGCGCAGCGCATCTTCCGACCCCAACCACGAACCGACACTACGGGCATGGTTCGAGGAGTCTGATGGTGGGCTGGACAAGGCCTTTGCCCAGATGAGTTCCGGTACAGAGTTACGCACTATCGAGGGTCTTGAAGATTACCAGGGTGTTGCTGTTAAGACTCAACAGGAAATGGCCTACTGGTCATCTTATGCCGAAGAGTTTGGTCTGGGATTGGTAGCCTACGAAGGCGGTCAGCATATCAGCGCCAATGGGCTTTTAATGCAGGATGATCAAGACTTTATAGATTTTCATATCGCCATAAATCGCGACCCGCGCATAACCGATATTTACCGTCAGGTATTCCAGGCATGGAAAAATGGCGGTGGTGAATTACACGTTTATTTTGTTGATTTCAGTACACCAAGCAAGTGGGGGAGCTGGGGGGCATTGGAATATTTAATGCAAGAAAGCTCTCCCAAATGGGACGCCATTCTGGAGTTCAACCGCAATGAGCCCTGCTGGTGGTTGGGGTGCCCGTAA
- a CDS encoding TetR family transcriptional regulator — MGIILQDSTKAGSKYHHGNLKQALVDAYIELLGNEPAEKLSLRRVAKQVGVAPTAVYNHFVDKQQLIVAVKMRCLRQFTKYLNVHSNHAVEPEDRIRSLGIAYFKFSIEHAQLFEVIVNCDIPEEYVTDEVMETSMAAEAELRSAITALCVKHGIPASLYNEGLGAFACWSMAHGITGLAKHHLNRAACLSGRWPPEFLLQDEKTVEQSFSAMTNVLVAGLLSEARRTLDS, encoded by the coding sequence GTGGGAATTATTTTGCAAGATTCGACAAAAGCGGGTTCTAAATACCACCACGGCAATCTCAAGCAGGCGCTTGTTGACGCTTATATTGAACTCTTGGGAAATGAGCCGGCCGAGAAGTTGTCCTTGCGACGAGTTGCCAAGCAAGTGGGCGTCGCACCAACTGCGGTTTATAATCATTTTGTCGACAAGCAGCAACTGATTGTTGCGGTAAAAATGCGCTGTTTACGGCAATTTACTAAATATCTTAACGTACATTCCAATCACGCGGTAGAACCTGAAGATCGCATTCGAAGTCTGGGCATAGCGTATTTTAAGTTTTCAATTGAGCATGCGCAGTTGTTTGAGGTGATTGTTAACTGTGATATTCCCGAGGAGTACGTCACAGATGAAGTGATGGAAACCTCCATGGCCGCTGAGGCCGAATTGCGCAGCGCGATTACAGCGCTTTGCGTTAAGCATGGAATTCCAGCGTCGCTTTACAATGAAGGCCTTGGTGCATTCGCTTGTTGGTCTATGGCACATGGCATTACCGGGCTCGCCAAACATCATTTAAATCGTGCTGCCTGTTTATCCGGGCGCTGGCCACCGGAATTTTTACTGCAGGATGAAAAAACCGTTGAACAATCTTTTTCTGCAATGACCAATGTGCTGGTTGCGGGAT
- a CDS encoding zinc ribbon family protein: protein MSDHDETKLAQMYEKIAAKARELFEESSEKTLSSLEKALETARQQFVKAGEITQAESSHLKFYLRRDLEQAAKHFSEFTEQAKIRLQKDKLQAGFMDLTAQLAHGASDLFTRLAEWAESGSSYHTGQVTAPGVLRCIKCDKEMHFKKTGNIPPCPGCRATDFIRVSS, encoded by the coding sequence ATGTCTGACCACGATGAAACCAAACTTGCTCAGATGTACGAAAAAATCGCGGCAAAGGCCCGCGAACTTTTCGAGGAATCCAGTGAAAAAACACTCAGCTCACTTGAAAAAGCCCTGGAAACAGCCCGGCAGCAGTTTGTAAAAGCTGGTGAAATTACCCAGGCAGAGAGTTCACACCTTAAGTTTTATTTACGGCGAGACTTGGAACAGGCCGCCAAACATTTTTCTGAATTTACTGAACAAGCCAAAATCCGCCTACAAAAAGATAAGTTACAGGCAGGATTCATGGATTTAACGGCGCAACTTGCGCACGGCGCCAGCGATTTGTTCACCCGCCTAGCGGAGTGGGCTGAATCTGGCTCGTCTTACCACACGGGTCAAGTGACAGCGCCAGGTGTGCTGCGCTGTATTAAATGCGACAAGGAAATGCATTTTAAGAAAACCGGGAATATTCCACCCTGCCCCGGTTGCCGTGCCACAGACTTTATAAGAGTTAGTAGTTAA
- a CDS encoding putative sigma-54 modulation protein — MQINISGRHVDITDGIREAVDHSFAKVQNHFPHLDALSIILTVEKHEQKVEAQTQFLGAAVSVHAANKDLYVAIGNTAKKLESALGHRKGAVKSSIHEKPNEI, encoded by the coding sequence ATGCAAATAAATATCTCCGGACGCCATGTTGATATCACCGATGGTATACGAGAGGCCGTAGACCACAGCTTCGCTAAAGTCCAAAATCACTTCCCCCACCTGGATGCTCTATCCATTATCCTCACCGTCGAAAAACACGAACAAAAAGTTGAAGCCCAAACCCAGTTCCTCGGAGCGGCGGTTTCCGTTCACGCCGCCAATAAAGACCTCTACGTAGCCATTGGCAATACCGCAAAAAAGCTGGAATCTGCGCTTGGCCACCGCAAGGGCGCAGTAAAGTCGAGCATCCACGAGAAACCAAACGAAATTTAA
- a CDS encoding sulfoxide reductase heme-binding subunit YedZ, whose translation MNFLFWRIATFIELLLPFVLLVVNFFNDKLGANPVEALTHETGKWALISLLTSLTVTPAMQLSGYKKLMLLRRMLGLYAFFYASMHFLIYWVFDQSLSLQYLWEDIADRPYITVGFFAWLLLIPLAVTSTQRWRKKLARAWIRLHKLVYIIAILALVHFIWMIRADYSEVIWYGIYLAILLAYRLVRTYSPQLHFQRR comes from the coding sequence ATGAATTTTCTGTTCTGGCGCATCGCAACTTTTATTGAGCTGCTATTGCCTTTTGTTTTACTGGTGGTCAACTTTTTCAACGACAAGCTCGGTGCCAACCCCGTCGAAGCACTCACCCATGAAACTGGCAAATGGGCCTTAATCAGCTTGCTCACAAGCCTGACTGTCACGCCTGCAATGCAGCTCAGCGGCTATAAAAAGCTGATGCTGTTGCGGCGTATGCTGGGCCTTTATGCCTTTTTTTACGCCAGTATGCACTTTCTGATTTATTGGGTATTCGATCAATCCCTGTCGCTTCAGTACCTCTGGGAAGATATTGCCGACCGGCCCTACATTACGGTAGGTTTTTTCGCCTGGTTACTTCTCATTCCCCTCGCTGTAACATCAACCCAACGCTGGCGAAAAAAACTCGCACGCGCCTGGATTCGCCTCCACAAACTGGTATACATCATCGCAATACTTGCACTGGTGCACTTCATATGGATGATCCGCGCCGATTACTCTGAAGTTATCTGGTATGGAATTTACCTTGCCATTTTGCTTGCCTACCGGCTAGTGCGCACTTACTCACCTCAGCTTCACTTTCAAAGACGTTAA
- a CDS encoding sulfoxide reductase catalytic subunit YedY, translating to MTSKLRTISKPRWQLSENQVTSESLYLSRRKFVTTSILAGFASYLPNYAFAKAQSLAEQLKSAKRTQTHQEELTSLENITTYNNYYELGTDKSDPARYAKALQTDPWSIVVEGECNNPGKLHFEDLANSQILEERIYKLRCVEAWSMIIPWAGFPLASLLNKFEPNSSAKYVAFETLYDKSKPLPGQTRKVIDWPYREGLRMDEAMHPLTFMAVGLYGKPLPNQNGAPIRLVVPWKYGFKSIKSIVKIRFTQTQPETSWNMLAPQEYGFYSNVNPKVDHPRWSQKRERRIGELFRVPTEMFNGYEQEVAGLYKGMDLKKYY from the coding sequence ATGACGAGCAAGCTGCGAACGATCAGTAAACCCCGCTGGCAGCTCAGCGAAAATCAAGTAACCAGCGAAAGCCTGTACTTATCGCGGCGCAAGTTCGTCACCACATCAATCTTGGCGGGCTTTGCCAGCTATCTGCCAAATTACGCGTTCGCCAAAGCGCAATCGCTTGCGGAGCAACTTAAATCCGCTAAGCGCACCCAAACTCACCAGGAAGAACTGACCAGTTTAGAAAATATCACCACCTATAATAATTATTATGAACTGGGTACCGATAAATCTGACCCAGCCAGGTATGCCAAAGCACTACAAACCGACCCCTGGAGTATTGTCGTTGAAGGCGAATGCAACAACCCGGGCAAACTCCATTTTGAAGACCTCGCAAATTCGCAAATTCTGGAAGAGCGTATCTACAAATTACGTTGTGTGGAAGCTTGGTCGATGATCATACCCTGGGCAGGCTTCCCGCTTGCCAGTCTGCTTAATAAATTTGAACCTAACAGCAGCGCTAAGTACGTCGCTTTTGAAACCCTTTACGACAAGTCGAAACCCTTACCCGGGCAAACCCGTAAAGTCATAGACTGGCCTTACCGCGAAGGGTTGCGCATGGATGAGGCGATGCATCCCCTCACCTTTATGGCCGTGGGGCTTTACGGCAAACCATTGCCCAATCAAAACGGTGCACCTATCAGGCTGGTTGTGCCCTGGAAATACGGTTTTAAAAGCATCAAATCCATTGTAAAAATTCGCTTTACCCAAACCCAGCCTGAAACCAGTTGGAACATGCTGGCCCCCCAAGAATACGGCTTTTATTCCAATGTTAACCCGAAAGTCGATCATCCCCGTTGGAGCCAAAAAAGGGAGCGCAGAATCGGTGAACTGTTTCGGGTACCTACCGAAATGTTTAATGGTTACGAGCAGGAAGTTGCCGGCCTTTATAAAGGCATGGATCTGAAAAAATACTACTGA
- a CDS encoding DNA-binding transcriptional LysR family regulator — protein MNLHGVDLNLMVALNVLLREKSVTRAADYLGITQPAMSNALKRLRQLFDDPLLVRTSEGMKPTERAKELEPQIRELLIQVEQVVQPVSDFKPKDSEHFFRIAVTDYAESTLIPEVLNCLRDTAPNLTLDILTPSDVSYHDVEQGHVDFVINRFDELPQSFYQTLLWRDSFTCVYCRTNPIAENFNLDTYLQANHVWVSKTGMGVGVGVNPEDVQRLGWVDAALNRIGETRRIKIYTRHYQAAMRMAEQRDLVLTIPTKAAELMKDNPSMCFDEPPFIIPPLELTMAWSPLLHFNPAHQWLRRTVADVAHKLQDKRIHPAYEGYTTQKLDKTSA, from the coding sequence ATGAATTTACACGGCGTAGATTTGAATTTGATGGTAGCGCTTAACGTACTGCTTCGGGAGAAAAGCGTTACTCGGGCCGCTGACTATCTCGGCATAACACAACCGGCCATGTCTAACGCGCTCAAGCGCTTACGACAACTGTTCGATGACCCACTGTTGGTGCGCACCAGCGAGGGTATGAAACCCACCGAGCGCGCCAAGGAGCTCGAGCCACAAATTCGGGAACTGCTGATTCAGGTTGAGCAAGTGGTACAACCCGTAAGCGACTTCAAACCCAAAGACAGCGAGCACTTTTTCCGCATTGCTGTAACGGATTACGCAGAATCCACGCTTATTCCTGAAGTGCTCAACTGCTTGCGCGACACCGCTCCCAACCTCACCCTCGACATTCTCACCCCCAGCGATGTGAGTTATCACGATGTTGAACAAGGACATGTCGACTTTGTAATTAATCGTTTCGATGAGCTACCACAATCGTTTTACCAAACTTTGCTTTGGCGCGACAGTTTCACCTGCGTGTACTGCCGAACCAACCCGATTGCCGAAAACTTCAATCTCGATACCTACCTGCAAGCAAACCACGTTTGGGTGAGCAAAACCGGGATGGGCGTGGGGGTAGGAGTTAACCCGGAAGACGTACAGCGTCTGGGTTGGGTTGATGCCGCACTTAACCGCATCGGAGAAACGCGCCGCATAAAGATCTATACGCGTCACTATCAAGCAGCGATGCGAATGGCAGAACAACGGGACTTGGTATTAACCATACCTACCAAAGCTGCCGAACTCATGAAAGACAACCCCAGCATGTGTTTCGATGAGCCGCCATTTATCATCCCGCCCCTCGAACTGACAATGGCCTGGAGCCCCTTATTACATTTCAATCCGGCGCATCAATGGTTGCGACGCACCGTTGCCGATGTTGCCCATAAACTCCAGGACAAACGCATCCACCCTGCCTACGAAGGCTATACCACCCAAAAACTCGACAAAACATCCGCCTAA